One part of the Phragmites australis chromosome 3, lpPhrAust1.1, whole genome shotgun sequence genome encodes these proteins:
- the LOC133910667 gene encoding uncharacterized protein LOC133910667, producing MLESAREVIEWLEAAVAAERAELEKEHVALVDERGRLEEVCKLLETRMASARSAYEKSMREVALEREALEEADDEAVAAQEKAGRLERLAAERDRASRRRIGELDAREEQLARRERQRDRTNVLHREEQVALRETDVVLALSALAAREEQVTWHEADADLALSALAAQEERVANQEADLAAREQAIKAQAEQLEQSRSEVAARLEEVRAAKGVPTITTDSSSLEARLKNAEEELDTILQERTNVKLMMRDILRRARDSVEAAGLGRVSVGFQGLEMETTSHLALGFSEIARRLEALPAAIQELVTREGRALA from the exons ATGCTGGAAAGCGCTCGGGAGGTCATCGAGTGGCTCGAGGCGGCCGTTGCGGCAGAGCGGGCCGAGCTCGAGAAGGAGCACGTCGCCCTAGTCGACGAAAGGGGCCGGCTGGAGGAGGTCTGCAAGTTGCTGGAGACCCGCATGGCCTCGGCTCGTTCGGCCTACGAGAAGTCCATGCGGGAGGTGGCCCTGGAGcgggaggcactggaggaggccGACGATGAGGCTGTTGCCGCGCAGGAGAAAGCCGGTCGCTTGGAGCGGCTCGCGGCAGAGCGCGACCGAGCGTCGAGGAGGCGCATCGGCGAGCTGGACGCTCGCGAGGAGCAACTTGCCCGGCGCGAGCGACAG CGCGACCGCACCAATGTTCTTcaccgggaggagcaggtcgccTTGCGTGAGACAGATGTTGTCCTGGCGTTGTCAgcacttgccgcccgggaggagcaggtcacATGGCATGAGGCGGATGCCGATTTGGCGTTGTCAGCACTTGCTGCCCAAGAGGAGCGTGTCGCCAACCAAGAAGCCGACCTAGCCGCCCGAGAGCAGGCCATCAAGGCCCAGGCCGAGCAACTAGAGCAGTCCCGGAGCGAGGTGGCTGCTCGACTCGAGGAGGTACGGGCCGCGAAGGGTGTCCCTACCATCACCACCGACAGCAGCAGCCTCGAGGCTCGGCTAAAGAACGCCGAGGAGGAGCTTGATACCATCCTTCAAGAGCGGAcgaatgtgaagctgatgatgcgggatATCCTTCGGCGGGCGCGGGACTCCGTGGAGGCAGCCGGGCTCGGGCGTGTGTCTGTGGGTTTCCAGGGGCTGGAAATGGAAACAACAAGCCATCTCGCCCTGGGATTCTCTGAGATTGCCCGGCGCCTCGAGGCTCTCCCTGCCGCCATCCAGGAGCTGGtgacccgggaggggcgtgcgcttGCCTAA